The following proteins come from a genomic window of Salvia hispanica cultivar TCC Black 2014 chromosome 4, UniMelb_Shisp_WGS_1.0, whole genome shotgun sequence:
- the LOC125220840 gene encoding cytochrome P450 76C2-like, translating into MTELIRNPSILRRQSRAQTILGQNKALLEELDISKLPYLQAVKETFATHPPGPFISRQKDGDEGEIGGHVVPRTRCFGQYMGHGEDSRIWGTPMRSSPRDS; encoded by the coding sequence ATGACCGAGCTAATACGCAATCCAAGCATACTTCGAAGGCAAAGTCGAGCTCAAACCATCCTCGGacaaaacaaagcactactcGAAGAACTCGACATCTCCAAGCTCCCATATCTACAAGCCGTCAAGGAGACCTTCGCTACACATCCTCCCGGCCCCTTCATTTCGCGGCAAAAGGATGGGGATGAGGGCGAGATAGGAGGCCATGTGGTGCCCAGAACGCGTTGTTTTGGTCAATATATGGGCCATGGCGAGGATTCGAGAATATGGGGAACCCCGATGCGTTCGAGCCCGAGAGATTCTTGA